In Solanum pennellii chromosome 7, SPENNV200, the following are encoded in one genomic region:
- the LOC107024090 gene encoding protein JASON has product MLWPRLPSEKSEDTNNRDILGVFRVLVVAAMGCLFGCFRINDGSLPPDSKSQLVSQSLAPKEPVLSRSRSPLSSLFNSEEKGEDDYLHETEKANQDAGTPKSELHTKELRDQAKFLKACGTLPETPAEIRKGLAKCKDLSASKGDVEPLKFKSWLSDVAVEKFNLDLLPDHPITPSKSNELEKKSGSSSHTSNSCMTEGQDGQASPKNSIHGSGSANTPTSIEFNANQAHRDVASEVSPIFAPSAQYMNKTVRFDCESDLSAVSSKSTSFALDSENSKQTEFSGNYSALKHSPYPTPLKLSDEMQTPGTVFPTYIDNIPNGKAARIRSQYVYPVLNPVDRASQLKDLSDEGSFSIENSNSRLWSSTMTEPGERPNEANFSSEVGTPGLRKASADNDSKVEASLSSWLKPSSINQDEGKQHTSSGNGNNVQYGRTPGDRPILGLVAAHWKDDEDSRISPKWWDGNGIPNSTNKYKEDQKVSWHATPFEERLEKALSEESSIPQRKQYSGTRPFAFNDMDETDTAISQVHL; this is encoded by the exons ATGTTATGGCCTAGATTACCTTCCGAAAAAAGTGAAGATACGAATAATCGGGATATACTTGGTGTGTTTAGGGTGCTGGTTGTTGCTGCTATGGGATGTCTCTTTGGCTGTTTCCGTATCAACGATGGTTCTCTTCCACCTGATTCCAAATCGCAGCTCGTCTCCCAGTCTCTAGCTCCTAAG GAACCTGTGTTGTCTCGCAGTAGGAGTCCATTATCTTCACTTTTCAATTCTGAAG AAAAAGGTGAGGATGATTATTTGCACGAAACTGAAAAGGCTAATCAAGATGCAGGAACACCTAAGTCTGAGCTGCACACGAAAGAGCTCAGGGATCAG GCCAAGTTCCTTAAAGCTTGTGGAACTTTACCAGAGACTCCTGCTGAAATTCGAAAAGGCTTGGCTAAATGCAAAGACCTATCAGCTTCAAAAGGAGATGTTGAACCTTTAAAATTCAAGTCTTGGCTCTCTGATGTGGCTGTTGAGAAGTTCAACCTGGATTTGCTACCTGATCACCCTATTACACCTAGTAAAAGCAATGAACTGGAAAAAAAATCTGGTTCCTCGTCTCATACATCTAACAG TTGCATGACGGAGGGACAAGATGGTCAAGCTTCGCCAAAGAACTCTATTCATGGTAGTGGATCTGCTAACACTCCGACATCCATTGAGTTTAATGCTAATCAGGCTCATAGAGACGTGGCTTCAGAGGTTTCACCAATCTTTGCTCCCAGTGCCCAGTACATGAATAAAACTGTTCGCTTTGATTGTGAGTCTGATCTGTCTGCAGTCTCATCCAAAAGTACATCATTTGCACTTGACAGTGAAAACTCAAAGCAGACTGAGTTTTCTGGCAATTACTCTGCATTGAAGCATTCGCCCTACCCCACCCCACTAAAACTAAGTGATGAAATGCAAACACCAGGAACTGTTTTTCCAACATATATAGACAACATTCCAAATGGAAAAGCTGCTCGGATCAGGTCTCAGTATGTTTATCCAGTTTTAAACCCTGTGGATAGAGCATCACAGTTGAAGGATTTGTCTGATGAAGGTTCCTTCTCAATTGAAAATTCTAATTCTAGATTATGGTCCAGTACCATGACAGAACCTGGTGAAAGGCCAAATGAAGCAAACTTTTCATCAGAAGTAGGAACGCCCGGATTAAGAAAAGCTTCAGCTGATAATGATTCAAAGGTAGAGGCAAGCTTGTCTTCATGGCTGAAACCATCTTCCATCAATCAAGACGAGGGTAAGCAGCACACTAGTTCTGGCAACGGTAACAATGTTCAATATGGCAGAACTCCTGGAGATAGGCCTATACTTGGATTGGTTGCTGCTCACTGGAAAGATGATGAAGATTCTCGTATATCTCCTAAATGGTGGGATGGAAATGGTATCCCCAATTCAACTAACAAGTATAAAGAG GATCAGAAAGTAAGCTGGCATGCAACGCCATTTGAAGAGAGACTGGAGAAGGCATTATCAGAGGAATCTTCCATTCCACAAAG GAAGCAATACAGTGGGACAAGACCATTTGCCTTTAATGACATGGATGAAACTGATACTGCCATCTCTCAAGTGCACTTATAA